The proteins below are encoded in one region of Myxococcales bacterium:
- a CDS encoding peptidylprolyl isomerase codes for MLQRFAERFQNLVLVALVLLISAVFILQFGGPQSAGCSTDSTLFAAKVHGTTITQGDLRAAYVLAAETRLYGFQAVDPKGLKQLVLDGLIERSLMAEEARDMGFRVAEDDIMEEVAENCSMLLSTASSASQGFKQNALPFSCKDKDGNFSVENVVNFVQYRLRRSLKEFSEWQIEEKLAKEYADTLTAGITVGEQEVWDAYAREKEKVTLKYLRFSPTYYKNQLKPSEKEITSWQAANKDKVDKRYEEQKQRYTNLEPQVRARHILIKVAEDADQASKEAAFAKAEDLAKKAKTGADFAKLAEEFSDDKGSAVKGGDLGYNPKGRMVQEFDKAQFAMEPGQISEVVESKFGFHIIKVEAKRQGDVPIAEAKAEIAHELYLETESTKLAQTQAQAILDRLKNGENIDVLEKELKEKAEASKTLDPLAPQVRETRAFDRSDTPIPGPFNNQPLVDKAFSMDTNQPLPDKPMKLGNEWLVFRVQAHDHADVAAFDDSEKERLRSALLRNKQKDLLATHIKHLRKQAEDSKDVHINPKVLSDGSDEQSEDEG; via the coding sequence ATGCTTCAGCGATTTGCAGAACGTTTTCAAAACTTGGTGCTTGTAGCCTTAGTGCTCCTTATCAGCGCTGTCTTTATTCTTCAGTTTGGCGGACCACAGTCTGCGGGATGCAGTACCGACTCCACGCTCTTTGCTGCGAAGGTGCATGGCACTACTATCACGCAAGGCGATTTGCGCGCGGCGTATGTGCTTGCGGCTGAAACGCGGCTTTACGGTTTCCAAGCGGTCGATCCAAAAGGACTCAAGCAGCTCGTGCTTGACGGTCTTATTGAGCGATCGCTTATGGCCGAGGAAGCTCGCGACATGGGTTTTCGAGTGGCCGAAGACGACATCATGGAAGAGGTCGCGGAGAACTGCAGCATGTTGCTCAGCACAGCGAGCAGTGCCTCTCAGGGCTTCAAACAAAATGCCCTTCCTTTTTCATGCAAAGACAAAGACGGCAACTTTAGCGTTGAGAACGTTGTTAACTTTGTTCAGTATCGACTAAGGCGAAGTCTTAAAGAGTTTAGTGAGTGGCAAATTGAAGAGAAACTTGCAAAAGAATACGCTGATACCCTCACTGCCGGGATTACCGTGGGCGAGCAAGAAGTATGGGACGCCTACGCGCGCGAAAAAGAAAAGGTCACATTAAAGTACCTCCGTTTTTCACCAACCTATTATAAGAACCAACTGAAGCCCTCCGAAAAAGAGATAACCAGCTGGCAAGCTGCAAACAAAGATAAAGTCGATAAACGCTACGAAGAGCAAAAGCAGCGGTATACTAACCTTGAGCCTCAAGTCCGTGCACGACACATTCTTATCAAGGTTGCAGAAGATGCTGACCAAGCAAGCAAAGAAGCCGCTTTTGCCAAAGCTGAAGACTTAGCCAAAAAAGCAAAAACGGGGGCAGACTTTGCAAAGCTTGCTGAAGAGTTCAGCGATGATAAAGGCAGCGCAGTCAAAGGCGGCGATTTGGGCTATAACCCCAAGGGCCGCATGGTGCAAGAGTTTGATAAAGCACAGTTTGCCATGGAGCCCGGTCAAATTTCGGAAGTTGTTGAAAGCAAGTTTGGTTTTCATATCATCAAGGTCGAAGCCAAACGCCAAGGCGACGTTCCAATCGCTGAAGCCAAAGCCGAGATTGCTCACGAGCTTTACCTTGAAACAGAGAGTACAAAGCTCGCTCAAACGCAAGCCCAGGCCATATTGGATCGGCTAAAAAATGGTGAAAACATCGATGTTCTGGAAAAAGAGCTAAAAGAAAAAGCCGAAGCAAGCAAAACGCTCGATCCACTTGCGCCACAAGTGCGCGAAACACGAGCTTTTGACCGCAGCGATACACCCATCCCAGGACCGTTCAACAACCAGCCTCTAGTGGATAAAGCCTTTTCGATGGATACAAATCAGCCCCTACCCGATAAGCCGATGAAGCTTGGAAATGAGTGGCTCGTTTTCAGGGTGCAGGCTCACGATCATGCAGACGTTGCGGCATTCGATGATTCGGAAAAAGAGCGCCTTCGCTCGGCTCTTCTGCGCAATAAACAAAAAGATCTTTTAGCCACACACATCAAACACCTGCGCAAACAAGCAGAAGACAGCAAAGACGTACATATCAACCCGAAAGTACTCAGTGACGGAAGCGACGAGCAAAGCGAAGACGAAGGCTGA
- a CDS encoding insulinase family protein: MTEATSKAKTKADKSFSLYDGVNRKTLKNGLRVITVPLAHLHTSTVSAFVRVGSRDETHENNGISHFLEHMLFRGNDVYESSYDLNLAVESIGGELYAATHADFTLYQISLPPENIVEGIRILAETLRTPALSDTEAERKIIREEVLESLDENYDCIDIDDVSHAHLFEGHPLGFPIIGRLENIERFSAAELKQYHATFYQAANIVLCLTGKLDMPAVMSAAEQHFGILPAGSLPKRQAFIEKPSKAQLHYVHHDDSQSELRLSFRCPGENDENLIALQLLCRVLDDGMSTRLHRRICEEQALAYDVFASLELYEECGVFDVGISVEHQKIPLALQALFDLIRDLRDNGVLSAELEKAQKRFVWDLQASVDDAEDTAYVWGMRTLLGCDQTSFDFLDRVKAASIEQLAKLSEKIFRPEHLHVTCVGSLSPELVSQTEQLLAQF; the protein is encoded by the coding sequence GTGACGGAAGCGACGAGCAAAGCGAAGACGAAGGCTGATAAAAGTTTCTCTCTTTACGACGGGGTCAACCGCAAAACGCTTAAAAATGGTTTGCGTGTGATCACCGTTCCACTGGCTCATCTGCACACAAGCACTGTGTCTGCTTTTGTCCGGGTGGGATCCCGTGATGAAACGCATGAGAACAACGGAATCAGTCACTTTTTGGAGCACATGCTTTTTCGCGGCAATGATGTTTATGAATCAAGCTACGATCTAAACCTTGCCGTTGAAAGCATCGGTGGAGAGCTCTATGCTGCAACCCATGCTGACTTTACCCTCTACCAAATCAGCTTACCTCCAGAGAACATTGTGGAAGGAATACGCATTTTAGCGGAAACCTTACGCACACCCGCTCTGAGCGATACCGAGGCGGAACGCAAAATCATTCGTGAAGAGGTGCTTGAATCCCTCGATGAAAACTATGATTGCATCGATATCGATGATGTATCGCATGCTCACCTCTTTGAAGGTCACCCTCTTGGTTTTCCAATCATTGGCCGTCTGGAAAACATTGAGCGCTTTAGCGCAGCTGAGTTAAAACAGTATCACGCTACCTTCTATCAAGCCGCTAATATTGTGCTCTGTCTTACTGGAAAGCTCGATATGCCCGCGGTCATGAGCGCGGCGGAGCAGCATTTCGGAATCTTGCCGGCAGGCAGTTTACCTAAGCGGCAAGCTTTTATTGAAAAGCCGTCCAAGGCTCAACTTCATTACGTGCACCATGACGACAGTCAATCGGAGCTACGTTTGTCTTTTCGTTGTCCGGGCGAGAATGACGAGAACTTAATTGCCTTACAACTTTTGTGTCGAGTGCTTGACGATGGAATGAGCACGCGCTTGCATCGTCGTATTTGCGAAGAACAAGCGCTGGCTTACGATGTGTTTGCAAGCCTTGAGCTTTATGAAGAGTGTGGTGTCTTCGACGTCGGAATCTCCGTTGAACATCAAAAGATCCCACTTGCATTGCAGGCACTTTTCGATCTTATCCGTGACTTGCGTGACAATGGCGTGTTATCAGCCGAACTTGAAAAAGCACAGAAACGCTTTGTCTGGGATTTGCAAGCTAGCGTCGATGATGCCGAAGATACAGCCTACGTTTGGGGCATGCGTACGTTGCTGGGATGCGACCAAACATCCTTTGATTTTTTGGATCGCGTCAAAGCTGCTAGCATTGAGCAACTGGCAAAACTCTCAGAGAAAATATTTCGACCCGAACATCTGCACGTCACCTGTGTGGGATCCCTTAGCCCTGAGCTTGTCAGTCAAACAGAACAGCTTCTTGCTCAGTTTTAA
- a CDS encoding FAD-dependent oxidoreductase produces the protein MRILSKFTTRLRNPAIVLLLVSCASQKPQTSKYVLNDIHSKLNPTAHRHIYYPATVEQVQKIVRRAKRMRQAISISGGQHSMGGQQFGTNTLHLSTTHFNDVLQLNSDEGWVEVESGIQWPKLIDWLVQNQRGQAHTWGIRQKQTGADRLSIGGALSSNIHGRGLLMKPIVDDVESFTLVDAEGRILNCSRKENTELFRLAIGGYGLFGFIATVKLRLAPRQRLERRVELVQLNDFYAKVNQALQDGSSFGDLQFSIDPEDPDFLQRGVFSTYRPLLSDEKADDEHRELEAKHWRQLYYWAHTNKAKAYAYYTQFYLQSTGQRYWSDRHQLGIYLDDYHQDLDRKLGSKVSGSEMISEVYVQREKLANFMKTLANDFRRMHTNVIYGTIRLIKADDESFLAWAKKDYACIVINLHVDHDAKGIEKAKKEFRTLIERALEGGGSFFLTYHRWASKSQILRAYPQFVEFLRLKQKYDPEERFQSDWYRHYKHMFLDELKEAASL, from the coding sequence ATGCGCATCCTCAGCAAGTTCACCACCCGATTAAGGAACCCTGCAATTGTTCTACTGCTTGTGTCATGTGCTTCGCAAAAGCCTCAAACATCAAAGTATGTTCTAAATGACATCCACTCCAAACTAAATCCCACGGCACATCGACACATTTACTACCCGGCTACCGTAGAGCAGGTCCAAAAAATCGTCCGTCGTGCCAAACGAATGCGACAAGCCATCAGTATCAGTGGTGGACAACACTCCATGGGTGGACAGCAGTTTGGCACAAACACGCTTCATCTAAGCACAACTCACTTCAATGATGTTTTGCAATTGAATAGCGACGAGGGTTGGGTGGAGGTCGAGTCGGGGATCCAGTGGCCGAAGCTTATTGACTGGCTAGTACAAAATCAGCGCGGCCAAGCCCACACATGGGGAATCCGACAGAAGCAGACCGGGGCCGATCGACTTAGCATCGGAGGGGCACTTTCTTCCAATATTCACGGTCGCGGCTTGCTCATGAAGCCCATCGTCGATGATGTTGAGTCTTTCACTTTAGTCGATGCCGAAGGGCGGATTCTCAATTGCAGCCGAAAAGAAAATACTGAACTGTTTAGGCTGGCAATTGGCGGTTATGGACTCTTTGGATTCATTGCAACAGTCAAACTGCGCCTCGCCCCTCGACAAAGGCTAGAGCGTAGGGTGGAGCTTGTTCAATTGAACGATTTTTATGCCAAGGTAAATCAAGCCCTTCAAGATGGATCAAGCTTTGGGGATCTGCAGTTTTCAATTGATCCGGAAGATCCGGATTTCTTGCAACGAGGGGTGTTCTCGACCTATCGACCACTGCTATCGGACGAGAAAGCCGATGACGAGCACCGCGAGCTCGAAGCGAAACATTGGAGGCAGCTTTACTACTGGGCACATACCAACAAAGCAAAGGCCTATGCCTATTACACCCAGTTCTACCTGCAAAGCACGGGTCAACGGTATTGGTCGGATCGGCATCAGTTAGGCATCTATTTGGATGACTATCACCAGGACCTTGATCGTAAACTTGGATCAAAGGTTTCTGGTAGCGAGATGATTTCTGAAGTGTATGTGCAAAGAGAAAAGCTTGCCAACTTCATGAAAACATTGGCAAATGATTTTCGCCGTATGCATACAAACGTTATCTATGGAACAATTCGCCTCATCAAAGCGGATGATGAGAGTTTTTTGGCATGGGCGAAGAAAGACTATGCCTGCATCGTCATCAATTTGCATGTGGACCATGATGCAAAGGGCATTGAAAAAGCCAAGAAAGAATTTCGCACACTAATTGAAAGAGCGCTGGAAGGTGGCGGCAGCTTTTTTCTGACCTACCACCGCTGGGCAAGTAAAAGCCAAATCTTGCGCGCATATCCGCAGTTTGTAGAGTTTCTTCGTCTCAAGCAAAAATACGATCCGGAGGAGCGTTTTCAAAGCGATTGGTATCGGCACTATAAGCACATGTTCTTAGATGAACTGAAGGAAGCTGCTTCCTTGTGA
- a CDS encoding isoprenylcysteine carboxylmethyltransferase family protein gives MTRKLIYAILVVVFILGIPSWIQPKIILSAKLWILIGIAIVGSLFQPRYDAFEPSRTIHDRGTALQIIWSIYAVQFLTLLEAALRYPTSMKWGVVSWISLALMLLGLCLRSWSFIVLGKYFTWHIDIQTEQTIVNQGPYRLIRHPSYTGAFLTYFFSTTFFHCWFTAIGALAVLGLAFTRRIIHEEKILRISISGYSEYAKITKAVIPFLL, from the coding sequence GTGACTCGAAAGCTGATCTACGCAATCTTGGTTGTCGTTTTTATATTGGGCATACCTAGTTGGATTCAGCCGAAGATTATTCTATCCGCAAAACTTTGGATCTTAATAGGCATCGCTATCGTTGGATCCCTTTTCCAACCTCGTTATGATGCCTTTGAACCCTCAAGAACCATTCATGACAGAGGGACAGCGCTTCAAATCATTTGGAGTATCTATGCAGTTCAGTTCCTAACCCTGCTTGAAGCAGCGCTTCGCTATCCAACAAGCATGAAATGGGGCGTCGTTTCGTGGATCTCGTTAGCCTTAATGCTCCTGGGTCTTTGCTTACGCAGCTGGTCATTCATCGTCTTGGGTAAGTACTTCACCTGGCATATTGATATTCAAACGGAGCAAACCATCGTCAACCAAGGCCCCTACCGCCTAATTCGACATCCCAGCTACACAGGGGCTTTTTTAACCTACTTTTTTAGCACAACATTTTTTCACTGTTGGTTTACGGCAATTGGGGCATTAGCTGTTCTAGGACTCGCGTTCACTCGGCGCATTATCCATGAAGAGAAGATATTGCGAATCTCTATATCCGGTTATTCGGAATACGCAAAAATCACCAAAGCGGTAATCCCGTTTTTGTTGTGA